Genomic DNA from Corynebacterium kroppenstedtii:
ATATCCCATTGGACCAGGTCACTGGGCTACATCGTCGTCGATCAACCCTTATTTTCGACGTCTACCGCATGCCCCCCTTGATGGTCCCCAATGTTGCTAAAGTACGCAGAGTAAAACGAGTGACCACCAGACGTCTGCGCCACCGCTGGTAGCGGGCCCTATACTTAACCGGGTGAGTGCTAGATCGGAAGACACCGTAGATAAGGCAGATCGGGTCGCGTCGGACTCGCACATCGATGGCCAGCCCACCATTGCTGTCGTCGGCGACGGGCAATTGGCTCGCATGATGCAGCCTGCCGCAGCGGAATTGGGGCAGTCTTTACGATTGCTCGCCTCAGATACCTCAGCGTCTGCTGCCCAGATTATTCCCGACGTGGTCGTTGGTGATTACACCAATCTCGACGACTTACATCGTGTGGCATCGGGAGCGACCGCTGTCACTTTCGATCATGAGCACGTACCCCCGGAGCATTTGCGAACTTTGCAAGCCGAGGGCGTGAATGTGGAGCCCGGTCCGGACGCGCTGCTCTACGCCCAGGACAAGTTGGCCCAGCGAAAGAAACTCCGCGCGATGGGCCTACTTGTTCCTCCCTTCATGGCGATGGACTCAATCGACGATGCGCGTCAATTTTGGCATGTCATGGACGGGGAAGTGTGCATCAAAGCCTGCCGCGGCGGGTACGACGGACACGGCGTCTGGTTCCCCGAATCTGAAGACGAGTGCGCGGACCTCGTCGCTACCCTCCTTGACGACGGCACCCCCGTCATGGCCGAGCGCAAAGTTCACTTGGTTCGCGAGCTATCCGCGATGATTGCGCGGACACCATCAGGAGAAACCGCGTTATGGCCCGTCGTCGAATCTGTACAAAAAGATGGCATTTGTTGGCTGGCTATCGCTCCCGCGCCGGGGTTGAAGCCTTCTCTTCACGACGAAGCACAACGAATCGCTACGCGCATTGCGACAGAACTCGGCGTGACCGGTGTGATGGCCGTCGAACTTTTCGAGACGACAGATGTGGACGGCGATCCGGCCGTGGTGGTTAACGAACTGGCGATGCGCCCGCATAACACTGGCCATTGGACACAAGATGGGTGCGTGACCAGCCAATTTGAGCAGCATGTGCGGGCGGTGGCGGACATGCCACTCGGTAGCACCGCGATGACTGCTGAGTGCACGGTGATGGCCAATGTGTTGGGTGGCGATGATGATCCCGATATGGCCTGGTCAGAGCGCATGGTTCACGTGTGGAAGCAGTTCCCCGAAGCAAAAATCCATTTCTATGGCAAAGGGTTCCGGCCTGGACGCAAGATAGGGCATGTGAACATTTCGGCATCTCACGTGTCAGATGCTTCGGTAGATTCAACCGATTCACTGCACTCTTCTGAGGAGTCTTCAGGTGGTCCGTCGAATACGGTATCCCCTGATGATGTTCGAAAGAAAGCGCAGGACGCTGCCTATTTCTTGGTTCACGGGCACTGGCCGGAGGCTACCCATTAGGTCTGTGCTTTAGCTCTGGCGCATCTAGGCGCCGGCCACGACGGCACCAAGCACGACGGCACCAAGCACGACGGCACCAAGCACGACGGTACAAAGCACGATGGCGCCAAGCACAATGCCACACGTTCAGCACGAGCTTCTGGGCGAGAGAGGACAATTGACATGAGTGACAACAGTGGACAAAAAGCTACCGCTAATTCGCAGCCAAGCGGCCCCAAGGTGGGCCTCATCATGGGCTCGGATTCAGACTGGCCAACAATGAAGCCGGCCGCCGATATTCTTCAGGAGTTCGGAATCCCCTTCGAGGTAGGCGTGGTCTCAGCGCACCGGACCCCACAGCGCATGCTAGATTATGCACGTCAGGCACATAAGCGGGGCCTATCGTGCATCATTGCCGGAGCCGGCGGGGCAGCGCATTTGCCAGGCATGGTGGCGGCAGCGACGCCACTTCCAGTCATCGGCGTCCCACGTCCCTTGGACAACTTGGAAGGCATTGACTCTCTCCTTTCTATCGTCCAGATGCCGAGCGGTGTTCCCGTCGCGACGGTGAGTGTCGGTGGCGCTAAAAATGCGGGCCTCCTGGCCGTGCGGATTCTTTCTGCAGGGGATCAGTCGTTAATCACAAAGATGGTGAAGTATCAGGAAGAGATGGAGACCAGTGTCCTGAAAAAGGACCTTGCGCTCCGCCAGAAGCTCATGTCTGACGGGGAGTGAGCTGGTAGTGAAAGCGAGCCGCCAGTGAAGAAGACCACGCGGACTCCTGCAGCTGCTGTTGCGCTGACCACAGCTGGGGCGATCGGTTGGTCACTGTCTTTTCTTATCGACGCGGGGACGTGGCGTGTACTTCCCGCGGGGCTTGCTCTGACTGGTGCAGTGGGTGTGTGGACAGCGCGGAAGATGGGCCGAGCCCTCCGCACACCTGACGGTCGAGGGCCTATCCACCTGGCTGCGGTGACGGCGACAGCGTGGTGGACGTCCACCATCATTCCGGCTGCATGGGTTGCGCTGATAGCTACGGGCGTCCAGCCACTCGTTAGGGTTATCGCCGGTGGGTATTCGCTGGTGTTCGTTGCACTGAGTGCCGGGTTTGTGTGTTTTGTGCGTGCCGTGCGGCGCCACCACTCAACATCTCGCTCCCATCGTTCGGGGAAGCTGGACAGTTATGGCCAGCATCACGGAGACGTTCCGGAGGGGATCGTCGTCTGCGGCGCCGGGCTCATCCAAGGCCGGGTGTCCCGCGTCCTGGCGTATCGCGTCGACAAGGGAATAGAAGTCTGGCGTGAAATAGAGCGCGCACATTTGTCGGAAAGCCACCGCGGCGGGAAGCGCGAGCCAGTTTTGGTGCTCTGTGGTGGGCGGGGGAACGATGAGCCGCGTCCTGAGGCGGAGGCGATGGCGGAGTATGCGCGCGAACAAGGCATGCAGTCGAAGCATATTGTGATTGAAGACACCTCAACGACGACGGAGGAAAACCTCCGGCATGCTCACGAGTTGATGACGCAGCGGTTGGGGAGGGAACCGGGGGCGCTCGTGGTGGTGAGCACGGATTTCCACTGCATACGCATTGACATGATGGTGGAACGGTTGCGTCGGGACGGGCTTTTCCGTGAGTGCGACGTCGAGGTTGTGGGAGCGACGAATCCCCGCAGCGTGCAGAACCACAGTTTGCTGAGGGAATACGCCGCGGTAGGAATGCATTACGTGAAAAACGTGTTCCGTCAATAGTGTGGCCATGTGTGGAGTGTGGTCGTATGTGCAACGAAAACCTCACCACAGGCGCGTGGATGGTGATTAATGTCCTGAATGCGCCTACAATCGACAACTGACCTTCACCAGAACTATTACTGAACCAATCCGACTCATGAGGTGAACATCTATGTCTAAGCTTCTGCGTTTCATTGGCCGCGCGGCCATCGCTCCTGTTTTTATCGTCGGCGGAAAGAACGCATTGGATAACTCTGAGCAGTTGTCTGGTGTTGTTGAGCAGGCCGCTGACAAGCTGGGAATTAAGGAACTTCCGGTTTCCTCCAACCTTCTTGTTCAAGCAAATGGTGTATCGATGATGGGCTTGGGAACTGCTCTGGGCCTTGGTATCTTCCCGCGCTTAGCAGCACTGGGCTTGGTGGGTTCCCTCGTGCCGACGACCTACGCCGGCCACCGCTTCTGGGAAGAAAAGGAACCGGAGAAGAAGAACACCCAGGCTCTAAGCTTCGCTCTGAATACCGCTATCGCCGGTGGTTTGCTGAACATCGTTGCGGCTCCGCGCACGAAGCACAAGGAAGTGTCTAAGAAGGAATCTCGCCGTGCACGCAAGGCAGAGAAGAAAGCTGCACGTGCAGAGCGTAAGGCCAAGGTTGAATCAGCCAAGACCAGTGGCTTGAAGAAAGTTGGCCACACCGGTGGGAAGCTGGCTTTCCTGACCAAGTGCCACTCGAACTGCCACTCCAAGTAAATTCTGTTTGGTAGTTTTTAGACGAAGCGGATGCCGACAAGGCATCCGCTTTTGTCGTGCGGTGATGTAGTCATGCCGGGCACTGGGTGGTGTCCCGATATCCCGATGCTGCCCTCAGTGCGGGTAATGGCCGATAGTGGCTTTTTCTGTTGCCGCAATATCGTGATAGCGGCCCTGATTCAGAATGGCATCGTGGCGCTGGTTGGCGTCTTTTTCATCGGAATAAATGACGAGCGACCCATTATTCATCCAGGTCCCGACGGCGACGACCAAGAAATCACGAATGGTTGGCCACGCGCCGAGAAGCGCACGGTGTGCCTGAAGTGCGTTGTCACTGGCGTGCGCTGCCACGTCACTGACGTTGATCTGCGTCTGGTACCAGTGCTGACCAGCGACGTAGAGTTCGCCGGCGGTCAGAGATCCGTTGTGGTCGCGAAGAACGATGTGGTCGGGGTTGTCCGCCCCAGCGTCGTCGCCCATAAAAGCATCCGGGCACAGGCGGGCCTCGCCGAAGAGATCTACCGGTTCCCCGATGCCAAGTTCGTCCAGGTCAACCCCAGTATCTTCAACTGAACGTCCGAAGGGGTCATCGGTGCAGAGATAAACCGAGGCCTCAGAATATGCCGTTATGTTGGCCGTATAGCGCAAGAATGCATTGTTGGCCCGCGTGCTGGCATCCTTCTCGTCGTCGGAGGGTGCTGCTTCGCCCAGTTCCGCGCTATTGGCCTCCTCACCCGAGGTCGCATGACGCAACGATTCAACGAACGCGACGAGGCCATCGGCCTCCGCGTCAGCAGCAGTCTCGTCGTCGACAAGTGTGACCCCAGCCCGAACCGCTCCAAGGATGACTGCGGCGGTTTGCCACCGGGCCGGCATAGCCACAGCGAGCGAGTCGCCGGGCTCCATCATGGCCTCGTCGAGAAAATAATTCCCGAGCTTGGACGCCCAATTGTCCAGGGTAATGGTGCTGAACTCCATCCGGGACGATTGTCGTGGTTCGGGGGCATCCACGTAGACAGTCAGGCGCGGCGCACTGGGGTCGTGGTTCAACGCAGCTCTCAGAAGGTCCATCAGTACTCCATTTCTAGGGTTGCGTCGTTGTCTAGGTCTCGCGTTGTTCCTCGGGCGTGCGTTTGACTAGTGCCCCGTCGCACATCGGTTAATTGACGCACTTGGGGCTGTCGCCAGCATCAAACTTCGGTGATTCACCGGGCTGAGTGTTGATGTCACCCTTCTCTCCAGGAGCCGCATCGCTACTGCTCCCGGCATATGCATCCCCGTCGTTGCTGTCGTCGGATTCTTCTCCATCAAGGTAATTCTGCAGAGAATCCTCGGTCTTGCCCGGCCCGGTGTAATCGTTAGTCAAGTACACGTTGATCTCGTTATCCGAGAGCGACGAGTCCTGTTCCACCTTGAGATGCAACTTCTGAGCCAGGAACTTTGCAGGACGAGAGTCGGGATCGGCAGCCTTAACGACGCTGGTTTGTGAGGTGCCTTCCATGTCATTGGCTGTGTTGCCTTCAGCGTAACCCTCGCTGGTGGCGATCTTCGAAATCCGGCTGGCCAGCCCAGTGATGGATGAGCCATTCGTCACTGTCACGGTGTATTGCGAGGCCATGAAGTCCCGTTCGATTGGTTCTTCGTCATCAGTCGAGCTCTCGGATTGTGACTCGTCCGAATCTTTGTGGTTATCGTCGCTCTTCTTTGGTGGTTCCTCGCCGACAGTTTTAGCGACGAACGCTTTCACGGCATCGGGATCGACCGTGACGATGGATTCTCCATTGTCACCCGTTCCATCTAAGCTGGTTGTCGGAATGGTTTGGAATGACACATGGCCGCCAGCAACATCCTGCATCTGCGTCGCAAAGCTCATGACATCCCAGTCGTTGTCTAAGACCACTGATCGCTCAACGGCTTCAGAAAGTTTCGAGATTTTCGACGTATTAGTCAGCGTTCCGGTCGAAAGAACCTTGTGAGCCAGTGACGCCATGAACGCTTGCTGTCGCGCGATGCGGTCAAGATCGCCACGAGGAAGACCGTGGCGCTGGCGGACGAAGGACAGAGCATCCGCCCCATCAAGGGTTTGTTTGCCCTTTTTGAAATGTGCTCCGGAGAAGTCATCATCAACGTCGTTATTCAGACATACCTCCACGCCACCGACAGCGTTGGTGAGTAGTACGAACCCCAGAAGCCCGACTTCGGCGTAATGATCGACTGTGATTCCCGTGAGGTTCGCCACGGCATCGATCAGTGCTGACCGGCCAGCTTCTGTTGACTCCTTATCGATATCGTCCTTGTCTTTCCCCTCCTCTTGGAGATCCTTTTCTTTTTCAAACTTGGTTGCCCCGAAAACCGCGTTGATCTTCGTATTGCCCAAGTCTTTTGTATGGATGTAGGAATCGCGGGGGATGGAGATCGCTGTTGCCGACGATCCGTCATTAGGTACACGGATGAGGACGATGGTGTCTGTATTGAGGGTTGCGACGTCGTCTCCGGCGCGGAGCATTTTCGCTTCTTCCTCACTTAATGGATTCCCTTTGGCATCGGTGCGTGAATCCGCGCCGACGAGGAGGATATCGGTGGCGCCGTCCTTAGCTTTGCCTTTTTCGCCCAGCTTGAGGTTTCCGGCGGAGGCCATCTCATTGCCCAAGCCACCAATTGCCTTATATCCGATGGCCGGCAGTATGACACAGACCAACGCCATAACCACTAAGAGCGACTTGACTGTCCGCGATCCCACCTGTTTGTGACTGGGGCGTGCATTCGGTGGCGCCTGAATGACTCTGGCACCGGCCGCCCGGTTCGCAGGGCGGCCCCGATTGCGTGACGGTTGGGAGGATTCCGCATAGGAAGTCCGCCGTCGGTACGCGTCGGTGGACCGATGGCGGTGATTGCCGCGCTCACGGGGGGTTCGGTCGCGTAAATTCTCGTGACCAGAGCGGTCCTCAGGGCTATGACGTGAGGAGGAATAGCGGGTAGATCCGTTGTAGCCGCGACGCCCAGCGCCAGGCTGGTCACTGCTGGCGTCAGTGGCCCCGGCTCCGGACGGATGTGACTCGTGGCGATATGAACCCCGCCGCGATGCATCGTCGCTGTGTTCATGCGACGAGCGTCCGTGTGAGTCGTCACCGCGCCAGTAATGTCCTTTCGGGCCCTGGCCCCGAGAATCGTCAGTCCTACCCATACAAAAAATTTCCTTTGGTCGATAACTATGCCTACACATTAAGGCGGCATGACCGTGAAGCTTTTCGAGAATATACAGCTTACGCTGTAGTTTATGCGAGACGCGAGAACCGTTTGGCATGTCGAACGTCATGACCGTTATGGCGGAGCACACATGGGGTGCGCACACGGGTGGTGTGAACCGGCTCCGTGTACACAGGCACAAGGAGATTAAGCAAAGTGAATATCCTCATCGCCGGAGGGCGAGGTCAACTCGGAACCGCGCTAGCAATGACCGCTCCGGCACCGGTATGTCGTGGGCGTATTTCGTGTTTAGGGCGGACGGAATTGGACATCACCAAGCAGGACGTCATTTATGATGTTCTGGGCTCGGAACAACCAGACATGATCATTAATGCTGCCGCCTACACCGCCGTGGATCGCGCCGAAGATCCTGCCCACCAGGACGTTGCACAAGCCGTCAACACGGATGGAGCAGCGTATATGGCGCAGGCGGCCGCGCAGGCGGGCATACCTTTTGTCCACATCTCGACGGATTACGTCTACGGCCAGAACGACCCAATAGACCGGGAGGGGAACGATCAGGCTGATAGTCAGACAGAAACCTCAGAGCCCTTCATTGGTGGACACACACCGTTGCGTGTGGATGCCCCCACTCACCCGCAGTCGGTTTATGGCCGTACCAAGTTAGCTGGGGACCGTGCTGTTCAGGCCGCATTTGAGAATACTGACGTCCCGTGTGTCATCGTCCGAACCGCGTGGGTTTATTCCGGATCGGCCTTACCTAACCACCACGATTTTGTTTCCACCATGATGCGCCTGGAACAGCAGTCCCGTAACGACGCTAGCCCCCACGTTCGCGTCGTTAATGATCAGTGGGGAAGCCCCACCAATGTTTTTGATCTTGCCCGGGGCCTGTGGGAGCTCTCGGGTGCCTCGTCAGCGACGATCAATTTTCCCGCAATCCTTGCCCCCGGCAGCATCGTGCATTGCACAGGGGCGGGAGCATGCACCTGGTGGGACGTGGCGCGTCGAGTATTTGCAGGTGTTGGGGCAGATCCGGATCGCGTTATCCCGATTTCGACCCAGGATTATCCAACGGCTGCGGCGCGTCCACAGTGGTCTGTCCTGGACAATTCGTCGTGGCTCGCGCTAGGGCTTACGCCATTACCGGCCTGGGAGGACGGTGTCGATCGTGCTGTCTCCGGTGCCTGTTGATCGCCCGAGGTTTTGAGTGCAGCTGGTCTCCCGAGGCGGACGTCAGAGTATCGAGTCATGTCTGGATATCGAGTACAGTATGGAACCTGTGAGCGATAAACAGGCAGAGTCACCAGCAGAACATCAGCTCAAGGGGGATCGAGCTCCACTAGCCATCGTGACCGTGACCTATTCGCCAGGGGATCACCTCCGTCATTTCCTTGATTCTCTTGCCGACGCGACCAGCCGGGAGTTCGTCGTCGTTATGGCTGATAATGGATCGACCGATGGCGCCCCGGAAGCAGCTGTGGCGCCCAATGTGGAGCTACTTCACACGGGCGGAAATGTAGGGTACGGAACCGCGGTGAACATTGCGGCTCGCCTGTTGGCCCGACGGCGGGGCCACGAGAATGCGGTGGATAGCGAATTCTTTGTGATCGCGAATCCCGATGTGGAGTTTTCGCCGGGGTCGATTGACCGCATGATTGAGGCAGCGTCTCGTCACCCGCGGGCCGGAGCGGTGGGGCCGAAAATCGTGGAGCCTGACGGCAATGTGTATCCGTCCGCCCGGGAAGTGCCGGAGGTTATTAGTGGGATCGGGCATGCGTTGCTGGGGCCGATATGGAAGAATAACCCCTGGTCAAAAAAGTATCGACGGGGTGCTGATCTTGACCGCGAACGGGAAGCGGGATGGGTGTCTGGTTCCTGCTTATTAGTGCGGTGGGATGCATTTGAATCCATCGGCGGGTTCGACGAGCGGTACTTCATGTATATGGAAGATGTTGATTTGGGTGATCGTATGACCCACGCCGGGTGGCAAAACATCTTCACTCCAGAAGCGACGGTGACTCACGCACAAGGCCATTCCGCGAATAAGCACAAATCAGCGATGCTTCCTGCCCATCATGACAGTGCCTACCGATTTCAGGCGGATAGGCACCCGGGGCTTCGATGGTTGCCGTTACGTGTCGCGCTGTGGTGCGGATTGAAAGCGCGAACTGGGATTTCTGTGGCGTGGGCTGGTCTGGATAGTCATACCAGAGGGCATCAGAGCTAAAGCTTTCGTGGATGTCGTGGGAATGGCCACGTCGTCGTCCCTAGGCGCGGGAGCACGGTTTTGTCCTAGGTGAGTGGTAGTTTAATCGCGAATCGTTGTACGCACGCGCGTCGGCCACTTTTCGCGCGTCCATTGATAGCGATGACACAGGCTGTTGACTCAGCTTAGTGTTACGCACGTGTAGAAAGGCATGAAAAAATGGTCGTTGATTTCAGGGGTGCCCATGGATGGGCACAGGATTCTGCAGATCAACAGCAACTAGAAGTCGGTGCGCATCTCGCGGAGAACACGGATGCTGTCATTCTTGTGGGGGGTAAAGGGACGCGCCTGCGTCCTTTGACGAATTCTGTCCCGAAGCCAATGATGCCGACGGCGGGGGTGCCTTTTCTTCAGCATTTGCTGGGCCGGATTAAAGCGGCCGGGATGACCCACGTCGTGCTGGGAACGTCGTTTAAAGCGGAAGTGTTCCAGGAACATTTTGGTGACGGCTCGGACCTCGGCCTGGAGATCGAGTATGTCGTTGAGGAAGAGGCCCTAGGCACGGGTGGTGGCATTCGTAACGTGCTGCCATCGCTTCGGCACGATAACGCGCTCGTTTTTAACGGCGATGTGTTGGGTGGCACGGATCTTCGCGCAGTTTTAGGCACTCATGCGACGAAGGATGCGGACGTCACCATGCATCTGGTGCGCGTTCCGGATCCGCGAGCATTTGGTTGCGTTCCGACAAATGAAGACGGCCGGGTGACGGCGTTCTTAGAGAAGACGATGGATCCGCCGACGGATCAAATCAATGCCGGTTGCTACGTCTTTAAGCGGGAGATTATTGGGCGCATTCCGGAAAACCGGGTTGTGTCCGTTGAGCGGGAAGTGTTCCCGAAACTCCTTGACGATGGTTTACGGGTGTATGGCCACGTTGACCAAGCATATTGGCGCGACATGGGTACGCCGGCCGATTTTGTCCGTGGTAGTTCGGACCTAGTTCGTGGCATTGCGTATTCGCCGATTTTAGTGGGGAAGACAGGGGAAGCTTTAGTGGACTCGTCGGCACAGATCGGCGGAGGTGCGCTCCTGCTCGGCGGCACCTACGTGGGCCGCGGGTGTGAAGTTGGCGGTGGCTCTCGCTTAGATACGACGGTTCTTTTCGACGGTGTTGAAGTTGAGGCAGGCGCAACCTTGGAGCGGTGCATCGTTGCCGCCGGAGCCAGGATTGGTGCTCGGGCTGTTCTTCGTGACGCGGTTATTGGCGAGGGAGCAGTGATCGGTGCGCGGTGCGAGCTCATCGATGGTGTCCGTGTGTGGCCCGGGGTGAATATCCCCGACAGTGGAATTAGGTTTTCTACCGACGTTTAGCCTCTGCGGCAGGGCTCTATCCCACCCATTGATGAAAAATTGGTAAGGAAACGTATATTAATCACGCAACGCCCATAGACCACAACATCTAGTGTTCTATGTGGCAAGTGTGAGGGTATGTCGTGTTTTCTTCAAAAAAGGGTCAATGCCACCATGTAACCCGTGTTACGGATGTTACTAAAGGGGTTTATGTGGTGTGTTTGTGCAGGTTACGGGGCTTGACGTATTCGAATTACACGTGTGTAATCGTC
This window encodes:
- a CDS encoding 5-(carboxyamino)imidazole ribonucleotide synthase gives rise to the protein MSARSEDTVDKADRVASDSHIDGQPTIAVVGDGQLARMMQPAAAELGQSLRLLASDTSASAAQIIPDVVVGDYTNLDDLHRVASGATAVTFDHEHVPPEHLRTLQAEGVNVEPGPDALLYAQDKLAQRKKLRAMGLLVPPFMAMDSIDDARQFWHVMDGEVCIKACRGGYDGHGVWFPESEDECADLVATLLDDGTPVMAERKVHLVRELSAMIARTPSGETALWPVVESVQKDGICWLAIAPAPGLKPSLHDEAQRIATRIATELGVTGVMAVELFETTDVDGDPAVVVNELAMRPHNTGHWTQDGCVTSQFEQHVRAVADMPLGSTAMTAECTVMANVLGGDDDPDMAWSERMVHVWKQFPEAKIHFYGKGFRPGRKIGHVNISASHVSDASVDSTDSLHSSEESSGGPSNTVSPDDVRKKAQDAAYFLVHGHWPEATH
- the purE gene encoding 5-(carboxyamino)imidazole ribonucleotide mutase yields the protein MSDNSGQKATANSQPSGPKVGLIMGSDSDWPTMKPAADILQEFGIPFEVGVVSAHRTPQRMLDYARQAHKRGLSCIIAGAGGAAHLPGMVAAATPLPVIGVPRPLDNLEGIDSLLSIVQMPSGVPVATVSVGGAKNAGLLAVRILSAGDQSLITKMVKYQEEMETSVLKKDLALRQKLMSDGE
- a CDS encoding YdcF family protein → MKKTTRTPAAAVALTTAGAIGWSLSFLIDAGTWRVLPAGLALTGAVGVWTARKMGRALRTPDGRGPIHLAAVTATAWWTSTIIPAAWVALIATGVQPLVRVIAGGYSLVFVALSAGFVCFVRAVRRHHSTSRSHRSGKLDSYGQHHGDVPEGIVVCGAGLIQGRVSRVLAYRVDKGIEVWREIERAHLSESHRGGKREPVLVLCGGRGNDEPRPEAEAMAEYAREQGMQSKHIVIEDTSTTTEENLRHAHELMTQRLGREPGALVVVSTDFHCIRIDMMVERLRRDGLFRECDVEVVGATNPRSVQNHSLLREYAAVGMHYVKNVFRQ
- a CDS encoding DoxX family protein, whose amino-acid sequence is MSKLLRFIGRAAIAPVFIVGGKNALDNSEQLSGVVEQAADKLGIKELPVSSNLLVQANGVSMMGLGTALGLGIFPRLAALGLVGSLVPTTYAGHRFWEEKEPEKKNTQALSFALNTAIAGGLLNIVAAPRTKHKEVSKKESRRARKAEKKAARAERKAKVESAKTSGLKKVGHTGGKLAFLTKCHSNCHSK
- a CDS encoding TIGR03089 family protein, whose amino-acid sequence is MDLLRAALNHDPSAPRLTVYVDAPEPRQSSRMEFSTITLDNWASKLGNYFLDEAMMEPGDSLAVAMPARWQTAAVILGAVRAGVTLVDDETAADAEADGLVAFVESLRHATSGEEANSAELGEAAPSDDEKDASTRANNAFLRYTANITAYSEASVYLCTDDPFGRSVEDTGVDLDELGIGEPVDLFGEARLCPDAFMGDDAGADNPDHIVLRDHNGSLTAGELYVAGQHWYQTQINVSDVAAHASDNALQAHRALLGAWPTIRDFLVVAVGTWMNNGSLVIYSDEKDANQRHDAILNQGRYHDIAATEKATIGHYPH
- a CDS encoding LCP family protein, whose translation is MGRTDDSRGQGPKGHYWRGDDSHGRSSHEHSDDASRRGSYRHESHPSGAGATDASSDQPGAGRRGYNGSTRYSSSRHSPEDRSGHENLRDRTPRERGNHRHRSTDAYRRRTSYAESSQPSRNRGRPANRAAGARVIQAPPNARPSHKQVGSRTVKSLLVVMALVCVILPAIGYKAIGGLGNEMASAGNLKLGEKGKAKDGATDILLVGADSRTDAKGNPLSEEEAKMLRAGDDVATLNTDTIVLIRVPNDGSSATAISIPRDSYIHTKDLGNTKINAVFGATKFEKEKDLQEEGKDKDDIDKESTEAGRSALIDAVANLTGITVDHYAEVGLLGFVLLTNAVGGVEVCLNNDVDDDFSGAHFKKGKQTLDGADALSFVRQRHGLPRGDLDRIARQQAFMASLAHKVLSTGTLTNTSKISKLSEAVERSVVLDNDWDVMSFATQMQDVAGGHVSFQTIPTTSLDGTGDNGESIVTVDPDAVKAFVAKTVGEEPPKKSDDNHKDSDESQSESSTDDEEPIERDFMASQYTVTVTNGSSITGLASRISKIATSEGYAEGNTANDMEGTSQTSVVKAADPDSRPAKFLAQKLHLKVEQDSSLSDNEINVYLTNDYTGPGKTEDSLQNYLDGEESDDSNDGDAYAGSSSDAAPGEKGDINTQPGESPKFDAGDSPKCVN
- a CDS encoding SDR family oxidoreductase, whose amino-acid sequence is MNILIAGGRGQLGTALAMTAPAPVCRGRISCLGRTELDITKQDVIYDVLGSEQPDMIINAAAYTAVDRAEDPAHQDVAQAVNTDGAAYMAQAAAQAGIPFVHISTDYVYGQNDPIDREGNDQADSQTETSEPFIGGHTPLRVDAPTHPQSVYGRTKLAGDRAVQAAFENTDVPCVIVRTAWVYSGSALPNHHDFVSTMMRLEQQSRNDASPHVRVVNDQWGSPTNVFDLARGLWELSGASSATINFPAILAPGSIVHCTGAGACTWWDVARRVFAGVGADPDRVIPISTQDYPTAAARPQWSVLDNSSWLALGLTPLPAWEDGVDRAVSGAC
- a CDS encoding glycosyltransferase family 2 protein, which codes for MEPVSDKQAESPAEHQLKGDRAPLAIVTVTYSPGDHLRHFLDSLADATSREFVVVMADNGSTDGAPEAAVAPNVELLHTGGNVGYGTAVNIAARLLARRRGHENAVDSEFFVIANPDVEFSPGSIDRMIEAASRHPRAGAVGPKIVEPDGNVYPSAREVPEVISGIGHALLGPIWKNNPWSKKYRRGADLDREREAGWVSGSCLLVRWDAFESIGGFDERYFMYMEDVDLGDRMTHAGWQNIFTPEATVTHAQGHSANKHKSAMLPAHHDSAYRFQADRHPGLRWLPLRVALWCGLKARTGISVAWAGLDSHTRGHQS
- a CDS encoding sugar phosphate nucleotidyltransferase, with protein sequence MVVDFRGAHGWAQDSADQQQLEVGAHLAENTDAVILVGGKGTRLRPLTNSVPKPMMPTAGVPFLQHLLGRIKAAGMTHVVLGTSFKAEVFQEHFGDGSDLGLEIEYVVEEEALGTGGGIRNVLPSLRHDNALVFNGDVLGGTDLRAVLGTHATKDADVTMHLVRVPDPRAFGCVPTNEDGRVTAFLEKTMDPPTDQINAGCYVFKREIIGRIPENRVVSVEREVFPKLLDDGLRVYGHVDQAYWRDMGTPADFVRGSSDLVRGIAYSPILVGKTGEALVDSSAQIGGGALLLGGTYVGRGCEVGGGSRLDTTVLFDGVEVEAGATLERCIVAAGARIGARAVLRDAVIGEGAVIGARCELIDGVRVWPGVNIPDSGIRFSTDV